Below is a window of Humulus lupulus chromosome 9, drHumLupu1.1, whole genome shotgun sequence DNA.
CATAGGGATACCAAGATACTTAAGAGGAAAAGACCCTTCTGAAAGCTGTATCTCAGCTGCTATCATCTGTCTGCCAACAGCAGAAACTCCCCCAAAGTATATATGAGATTTACTAGCATTAATTTGGAGCCCTGTAGGAGAACTGAAATCCCCTAAAGAACCCTTGAGCACTTTAACAGCAGAAAGAGATCCTTTACAAAATAAATTCATATCAtctacaaaacataaactaagaAGTTTAACACTCTTACACATTGGGTGAAACCTGAAAATAGAATCTTGAGCTACCAGTTGGAGTCTCCGAGTGAGATATTCCATGATTAAAACAAACAAAAGTGGTGGCATTGGATCCCCTTAACGAAGCCATTTCTCACCCTTAAAACTTCCTTGAACCCTTCCATTCATAAGCAAGAAATACAATGTGTTTTTTAAGCAAGTCATAATCCAGCCTATAAATCTAGCAAGGAAACACAAAGCCTTTAGGAGATCCTCAATAAACCCCCAATCGACTGTGTCATAAGCTTTGCTTATGTCAATTTTAATTGCACACCTAGGCGAGATAGAAGATCTCCCATAATTTTTGATAAGATCTTGGAAAATCAAGATATTATGAGCTATTGATCTACCTTGAACAAAAGCTCCCTGATTTAATTGAACTAAATCAGGAACGACCCTGGCCAATCTAGAGCATAATAGCTTTGAAATACATTTGTAAATGGTAGAACAACAAGCAATAGGCCTATAGTCCACAGCCCGAGAAGGATTTTTAGTTTTAGGGACCAAGGACAGAGTAGTATTAAGAAGCTCCTTAGGAATACTGCTTGTCTCAAAGAACTGTCCTACAGCTCTACATATTTCACTGCCAATTTCCAGCCACAACACCTTGAAAAAAGCAGAACCAAACCCAACTGGACCCGGGGATTTGATATTGGTAATACTAAATATAGCATCTCATATTTCCTTGTGAGAGAAAGGTATCAACAATTGAAGCTGCTGGTCAATTGAGAGTTTGGATCCCATCTCTACACACTGCCTATTTATCTTCTTAGTAGCTAAACTAGGGCTACCCATAAAACTTCTGAAGTGATTCAGAAAATGAGAAACCACATCAGAAAAATTATCCACCACCCTACCTTGTTCAGTTATGTAAGTAGCTATTCTATTATCCTCCTTGCGCTTTTTCAAACAAGCATGAAAATAAGCAGTATTCATGTCACCCTTTCTTAACCAAGTAAGCTTGCTTCTTTGAGTCAAGAAGTTGTGATACATATGCTCCTGAATTATGAATGCATCAGCAGCAGCCTTGGCTTTATCTTGAAGAGTAAAGTCTCAAGGATGTTGCTGAGCATGGAATAGATCAGCCTGATATTGATCTATAGCCTTCTAAAATTTCACTCCTATGTCTTAATTTTGCAAGGATAATGATTGAGGTTTCTATTTCTCAACCATTCCCTAGCATTATAAGTTTTATCAATGAGAAGGATTGCCAGATGGATGTGATGGTGCACTATGAATGGAAGTCGATTGTTTGTTCACAATGCAATGGGTTGGGACATGAGACTACTTTGTGTAAGAAGCAATCTGGGCCTAAGGTTTGGATACCCAAAGATCAAGGGAAGGTAGCTTCTAAATAGGTCAGTGTAGATGCTTATGGGTTTTGTGCTGTCAAAGGGAAAGGAAGGAAGGGATTTGGTAATAATTGGCACAAGGAGAGGATCCCTGAAGATCTTTGTAATACCTTCCAAGTTttggcataaccaaataagggGACAAAGGATGCAGACCAAGGAATTGATATCACTGCAGGAGGGGAAGATCCTCCTACAGTGAATGGATAAGGTCCTATCATGGAATGTGAAGGGGTTGAACCAAACTCAGAAATAGCATGAAGTCAAAAATTTCATTTTGACTAAGAAAATTAGTTTGGTTGGACTCCATGAGACTAGGGTTAAGGCTAAGAAGCTGGGAGCCTTATTCCTCAATATGTTTAAAGATTGGTGTTTTACTTCAAATAGTGCATGGTTTAATAATGGCAGAATATTAATGGCCTGGAACCCCAATGTTTTCTCAGTGGATATTCGTTTTTGTTCAAGTCAGTGCATTCATTGTTGGGTGGTACCCAGAAATGGTTTGAGGGGTTTTTTTTGTACCTTTGTTTATGCATTTAATGAAGAGGAGCGTAGGAGGGATTTATGGAAACAAATTAGAGATCTAAAGACTAAGGAGCCGTGGATTTTACTACGCGATTTCAATGCCACCATTAATCAGGATGAGCGGATTGGTGAAAGGGTGAGGTCCCTCTATTCTGAAGCTTTCCGTAATTGCTTGCTAGAGTGTGATTTCCTTGATATTCCTTATAATGGTTGTTTCTTCAACTGGCATAATAAGTAGTCTCCACCTGATAGAATTGTTGCAAAACTTGATAGAGTGCTTGGTAATCCAGCTTGGTTGGAAAGGTTTCCGAATGCGAATGCTTGTTTTTTGCCAGAAGGTGTATTTGACCATTCCCCAGTTGTTGTTTCTCTGAGTAAGACTATGGAATTAGGGAAGAAGCCATTTTGTTATTTCAAAATGTGGCAAAGGTTTTCGGGTTATCAGCATTGTGTTAGGGAGGCTTGGCAAAATCCGGTTCATGGCACTCCTATGTATAGAGTAATGACTAAACTCAAGCGAGTAAAGGTGTCTTTGAAACAATTGAATAATTGTTTAGTCGGAGATATTGGTGCTGCTTACCTTCATTCTGAACAATTATTGCAACAAATTCAGCAGCAAGTTAATGATGATCCTCATAATTCTCAGCTTATCACTGAGGAGTTGCGATGCAGGCAGGGGCATACTAAGCTTAAGGATGCTTATCTAGAGTTTCTGGGTCAAAAGGCGAAGTTGAGTTGGCTCCAATTTGGTGATGCCAAAACATAAGCTTTCCATAGGAGGATTCGGATACGTAGGTTACAAAATTCTGTTATGCTATTCTCGATGAGCAAGGTCAATGGCATGATACTCAAATGGGAATCCAAAGTGCTTTTTTTGAATATTATCATAAGCTACTGGGAGGGAAATATCAGAGAAGAAGGCAAGTGCAAAGATGTGTCATGAATGAAGGGGTTGTTCTTTCCTCAGCTAATATTCAAGCTCTTTTGTAGCCTTTTGAGAAGGAAGAAGTTAAGACTGTCATTTTTGAGATCCTTGGTGAGAAAGCTCCAGACCCGGATGGTTTCAGTAGTTATTTCATTCAACATCATTGGGATTTAATTGGTGAGGAGGTAAGTGAAGCAGTCTTGTCTTTCCTTTCAACTGGTAATCTGTTGAAGGAGATCAATTCCACCATAATTACTCTAATTCCTAAAGTTAATTGCCCCGAGTGTGTTAGTGAATTTTTTCCTATTTCTTGTTGCAATGTGTTATATAAAGTAGCTGCCAAGCTTTTATGTAATAGATTGAGACAAGTTTTGCCTGATATAGTTGCGGGTAATCAAGGAGGTTTTATTCAAGGAAGATATATTGGGCATAATGTAATGATTTGCCAAGATTTAATTAGGCACTATGGTAGGAAATGAGGTAAGCCGAATTGCATTTTGaagatggatattcagaaagcTTATGACACTGTCAAATGGGATTTCCTTGAAGAAATGCGTGTGGCTTTTCGATTTCCTCATCATTTTATTCAATTGATCATGATTTGTGTAAGATCTCCTAAGTTTTCAATCATGCTAAATGGGTCTTTACATGGTTTTTTTAATGCTAATCGGGGATTGAGACAGGGAGATCCGATGTCTCCTCTGCTATTTTTTTTGAGTATGGAGTATCTGTCCAGAATTCTGAAGAAAATTGTGAGGGGTAAAAACCTTCAGTTTCATGAAAGATGTGCTGATCTCCAACTCACTCATATGTGTGTTTGCTGATGATGTGGTGTTATTTTCGCATGGGGACTTTAAATCAGTTTATCGATTATTGTGAGGGTTTGAATTATTCTCTCAAACCTCTGGTTTACAAGCTAATTTCAACAAGTCTGAGTTCATTAGCAGTGGTATTTCAGATGAGGAGATCCAAAGAATGCCCTTGGTGTCCAAGTTGAAGAGAGGTAATCTTCCTTTTCGATATCTTGGCATCCCTATTAATGCGAAGAGAATTTCCTCTTGTGATTGTGAAAGTATAGTTGATAAAATGGTGGCTAGAATTAGGCACTGGAACTGGAAATCTTTATCCTTTGCTGGGAGACTTACCCTTATAAATTATGTGTTGGTATCTTTGCACACTTATTGGGCTCAAATTGTTGTGCTTCCGAAGAGAGTATTCAGTAGAATTAATGAGATTTGTAGAGCCTTTTTATGGAAGGGAGTGACTGATTATGGAGGTCCGGGTAGTGTAGCTTGGGAAGAAGTGTGTAAATGCAAGAAAGAAGGGGGTTTAGGCATTAGAAATATTGAAATTTGGAATATTGCAGCTTTAGGTAAACTTGTTTGGGCTATAGCCACAAATAAGGAGAACTTGTGGATTAAATGGATTCATTCGGTTTAACTTAGGGGAGAGATTTGGTGGGAGTATGAGGCTCCTTTAAACTCCAGCTGGTATTGGAAGAAATTGGTAGCTGTTAAGAATAGACTTAAAAATTAATACTCCTTTCATGCCTTTATCTCTATGCGATATAGTATTCATGAAGTGTATGGAAAAATTTTGGACTTGTCTGAGAATGGGAGCTTGTATTGGACAAGATTTATTTGGAATGCTTGTGTAGTGCCTAAACATGCTTTCATTACTTGGTTAGCTAATCTGAATAGATTGAAAACAAGAGATAGATTACATCACATGGGAATAACGAATTCATCTGATTGTCTGATATGTGACACTGCTACAGAAGATACCTTTCACTTGTTTTTCTCTTGTTGTTATAGCAGGAAGTGTACCATAGAGGTGAAACTTTGGCTGGATTGGCATTCGAGTTCTGAGAATCTTCAAGGACTTCTGAGATGGCTTGCCAGAGGGAAGGGTCTCTCCCGTTTTAGGAAGAGGATTTTTGCTTCTAGTTTAGCGACAACTACCTATCATTTGTGGAGAGTCCAGAACCTTGCTTTATGGGAGGAAAAATTTCAGAGTGTTGATTGTACAGTTAGACATATTAAAAGGGACATTAAAACTAGAGGGTATaattttgtgaagaatagtgttTCTGAATTAGATAAAATCTGGTTTGGAGACTTAGTTGTATAGAATTTGTTGGTTCTTTATTGGTCTGGTCTCCCCCTTGAGTGGCTGTAGGTTGTATTGGTGTTTTTTGATGAATGAATTTGCTtgcttaccaaaaaaaaaaatgtaacaaggcttgacacaaatgaggATTTATTGTCAAAAAATATCTATTCCTACCCTCCTTCTTGatattgcttgaagctactacaatggaatgagattgggattcacatgccttgaatcttcatgcaagtcaagctttcttgaagAAGTTCCTCAAGAAAACTAGTAATCTAGAGAGAGAGGTAAGTGATTAATTCACCAATTAAATCAAATGACCCCTTCAAATAATATAGGAACCCTCATTAGacttaaccaatgagattagaacatttgatttgaattttggagccaaaaacacgTCACTGTACAGTCATGTATGGACCCCTTATGTGATGTGTTGCCTACACCTAGGCGATGTGATGCATGTGTAGTCTTTCATAGGAGCAGTGATGCGTCCCCTCCCAGAGGTGACGCAACATAGATCCCACTAACTTCGCgctccaaaacttgtctcaaaacattcCCATATGCTCCCAAACGTGTTGGGTACTCTTAtacactccaaagaaacactttgaatgcaaaaagatgatttataaatgcctatactgaAATTAAACTCTCACATGTTGGCTAtagtgaaatcgttatggtttttgcacctcttcgtgcctaaccagtttcactatgtatttaaccaatcataacatttggtgtttatcgagtttttcggaaacgaataactaacggaataataaaaagataagaactgtagaaatgctgaaatgtaactaaacaaacagcgtttttacgtggttcaggcgttaacaagccctagtccacgagtcaatgttattatacttggaaaaggttacagtaagatggctggtgcacaagaacttcacacactcacagtgtttctctcgggttctcttgaagaagatgaagctagagagattttagtagagtttttgctatatgatttgttcgtccctcttcttgtaaaatgaaggggtctttatagctagggtttttggattagggtttttctctacgtacatgcgtcttaattacaccagccataaatagggatacaattactgtagtagcatggctacaagactctatgtgggtatatttacgtgaaagtatggggaacacacaaagtcagccgtcttttccaagttgtcagcggaacagtaggcgaaaaggtacccttaggcgtgctgggatgtgtgcggctttgacctgacgggcgtgtcaggcgggatcctgtgtcaggcggatatcattccaaatatgcctcctccaggactcgaccgtttggctttgttccgtgcgaggcacggaactgcttccgcggagaccactcgaagagcttctcctggaaggagcttccccgaaggataccccttcgggagtccgggcgagttgacgagtttccgtattgtgtttggttggaagagtaatccggacaccaagcgggagaggtgaagcctttctgttcatccgcgagctctggtcacctatcgtgaaagacatcgataattctgcttccccgaggccatcaatctaaacgctatccggaaatctggataacatttaccccccaaggtcacggagctttgagggatccgggagcttgtacaatcggtttcttagattaggcgagggggcaccttctgtgttcccggaagggttcctttttcccgcctgagtgttggtatgaaaaagaaagggaatttcttctgtttgagatcaagtactcaagtgcggcaaggaccacgtgtcattctgggaatggttctgcgaccaagacgtgtgcgtgaggcgtctggttgagtatgcgtgcgtcagtcatctgactaatgatttgacggtttttaatggtactccgggcccgaggtggtgtaatgatgggaaataaatactttattcccatccgaggagtcataaataggatcgtcgcttcctctccagccgttggatctgatgcacacggaatgggaagatcgggaccgtccacttgaggaattcgaaacggcctcttccctgctataaaaacgagggaaaggacctttcttcctctttacgctttcagattctccatctttaggattttcagatttccaaaccttcgaactctcaggcttcccagcttacgttcccccgaacttgccatttcttttggtaagtatctggaaacttttctttttgatttggcagtgggtttattccccgaagttcctggtttgaatcgccgttcgtctttgcagcttttacttctcgcgatcgtgctgtgcagtgatccagttactccttcaacctccaactacccgaatatcagtaagtatttctactttgctctttcctcccaaaccttaggttgttggtagttgttagagtagaggtttctgccattattgcttatgtgcatgtgtgaatagggctttggtaggcatgtgattgattgtgagtcgataagtagccttttctgcatgttttggcgatttgcgtttggaaagtcgtcccttgttttgctgttttagggcataagcatgaacgccttgagggtgtctttctctggaaaaacacctcttttggtgggcttaggctcggggtctgagtctggttccttgctgtccttcgggtggcatggtgccaatccctcggtaagctcggtgggagcctctccaagcagttttcggggagggtctccccgacgcctttgataccactagggtatgacaagggtgctgactgcttagagtgttttcttctttcttttcttttgtccagtgacgaacatctcgaaggaacaacttcttgctgcgggggaggctgattctgcccaagagaagggctctcctgtcgctggtggaaaggggaaaggaaaggcgaaagtggtcgcggctagcccaccaatctCCAATagctccatctgggagatggaccaaaagccgaaccttttcaggaattatggcatgctggagctgtattcctctgaggcaggcctgaagaacatcccaggcctgatgtggcaccgtctgtcggtgctgggcgagtcagctagccagagtcacgagggctttggtgcctggagttgggcacacatagtgtgtggggcccACTTGCCCCTatggagttacttcgccaatttatgtgtgaaggcggggattgcccccttccagttaattcctcccagctacaagctcttagcagggtggttcatcttttgcaagtcccggagactggaagctcctaccccggaggaggtgctgtacttttacgggttgaagtctcagcctatgaggggtcattcagacaaggtggggttttacaggctagaaaggcacccggacgtgatgtgccccacttgtcataccgcgagggttccagacctccaggaacactggttcctgacgactggcttcccgctgaagagggtgccagccctatctttggacttcaaaatccctggtaagcgctccttcctctccttttctactttgtttctttgcaCTTGATTTgctttttgggaggatctctaacgcttgtgtTTGATTttcgcagaagtcgttccgcggacacctcgctgcgcggagatgataaggaggtccaagttctacgaagggctttctgaggaagagttgaaagtggagggacttgtgacctccgaatcgttgagggagtatgggctacttgcctccttccaaaacatcgagccagtgagtggcagggggcaaactcaggtgtcagctgatatccgggagcagattgccctggagctgtctaaggtgatcacccaagcagctcgggacgaaaatactctatctcctagttgggcggagaggttccccgacccccagccggaggaagaggagatcgaggctcgccacgccgcggcttaccctaacgaaggggctccgggggctagtacctctgggagaggtaagactagttttcgattgatccacacccccagcctgtctgaggtttcccggacctctcagatggggtttgatccccgtttccttaggctagatccgcttaggatacctttcgacaggtactgcgatagggtagatgagctcctttggtgtctgagtgatggtagtctgccagaaggtgtcatcatggttgacccttcttctctcagcatgtcattcccggacttcaaggagtacgggagcttcctggagcaggaagcgatgttttgttttgctcggggaaggccatccacgtttctcgtgcatggtcgtccctttcaaacttttctttttcttgtttcttgttccctgctggcgggcttgcttgtgcttctatgttgttgattgtcttgtcttccgcttatcttctttctcattgcttgttggttcgttaaccttgctttgtacgtttcttgcagagtatcccgaagccaagatgttggggagggttacttttcttattaagaaggctgccacaagccaagacccgtccatggggaaaggacggaagaccaaggctggtaggggaggtaaggctgcctcccccaagaagacaagtggcgaggcgcaagcgtctccgagggtagagaagtcccctgctgacgggccttccgagactatgatggtctcgagtagcagtagcgatggggaagggcttgtgttccccgtgaggacaactggggtgagcaagcgtcccggagaagatgctgagggcgctaagaacaaacgccttagacactcttctcccggtcgaaggcaacaacaacagcaacgacagcaatcacaactacaacaacagcagcaacaggaacaagagagacaatcaccaacgccgcagcagcagcaacaacaacatccaaaccagcagcagcaacaagggcaattacttctgctgccgcagcagcaaaagcaacagaccggggccttaataccccggctgcctcctcctccagcccaaagggggtccacccttccggggtctccgtcttctcagacaaccaatcttcccctgcccggcctgaagttccactttccgcggaagccaaccagttttcccgctgctctcctggagggtgtaagacgggccgatagttttttgaagaggcggttagaggcggagaaggtcgttactcagggaagggcagataacttgtctgccgtgaagagagctgagctggccgagggggtgagatctcttcacccggccggagcggttctggatggtccagccttggagaagaggctggtgcctaggctcggacgtgcattggcgccgttcggagctgagatgatggaggacatggccctgagcttatgcgagctcaattctgagaaatgggccatcagcagcagcaaggatccgctgttgttgacacacgctgtgaagcagcaactgtccggggtaagccgtcagttgttattttttgggatcacctgtcttttggtcctgctttagctcattctgttgtctttccttgcaggcctctatgatcgcggaacgctcgttccgggaggttggtgcagctctggttcagctggaggagagccaactggctcgccaggccttggaggcggagaaacagaaactgacccaacaggccttgggggcttcggagaagattgatcaggcccggcgcacggctgaagaagaggcggagaagaaatatcttgccaaatatcaagagtaccgggccaaggcagagaatgagtttagacagcggtcggatgggattaaggccgaaaactccaagctccgggaagagctgtcccaagccaaggtggagaaggataccctggaagcccgcttgcaatcaaagaacgatctcctccttaagcggcaagaggaatattccactcttcagagtaagctgcacgaggagtagcaactccataagaggagcagggatctcgtgtctatgcttcagttagggctcgccgagaaggataaagagatcggggctttgcaattcactgccagggggcatgtgaccgagaagcaatccgtgctgaaccaaaatagggagcagcgcaaggagattgattctcttaagggggagcgggatgcctccaaggccgaaatggaaaaattgagggcccaactaactgtcgcggaagcacagctggcaacctccgaggcggagcggttgaaggagaaggaggatgttgaggtgatactgaacaggactattaatatatcgcatgtggtcctcatgcatcaactctggaaagtgaacccggaggtattaggctatctgggagatgatgccgaagccatgagggagaagctactcgtgtgggatcagggcccagaggcgtacgtccaaacttacaacattgacgaacgtgctgaagctcctgaggcgggagatcccggagaggcggggacctctaaACCTTCTCATGAtcaaattcctccttccaatgagctgactccgccagcctcagctgaaaccgatgcccccgaagctgcggtcgtggacgctgtagttacccccaatgcttgaaggggttttatctttaattgtttttcattttgagtttttcattgcggacatttttgccataatcatagcattctcctttcttttctgccgagttctttatttatctttgcgcttagggtagacatttatacggtagaaactgttgtaggggcgtatggggttttggttccaacggccaaaacctatgcacttcccacttgaagctttaatggatgatgtctttttcccatatagtttctaggttacgaaggtctcctggttccaacgaccaggctcctttcaccgtactttagctttcctgaggcaaatagccaatcccgggacatgtatttatactgttcgctgggattgctaaggtgagtcgttccattgtttggaacgggagttcttttggtgagcgtcgctagacttaaggttagatctttgcgaagcaaaactaactgttgttgcgaacctcatggtggctgacttcagggacctggcacggagccctgcgaggcaaggctcattgttgtcggggaaatcgccacgcccaccaggtgtgatcctggagcaggggctttgcgaggcaaagccggctgtgagtggggggatcgagcatgtttgcttctggagctgaaacttgcaatggcaaTGGAGCTTGCcgtgcattattttgtgagatccggagttggagcctgcgaagcaaggcttacaacggtcgcggatcttgccatcctttgcctcgctggacccggagctggagcttgcgatgcagagctttacagcgatcacgggtctagccatctttcgtcttgcgggacccggggctggagcttgcgaaactaagctttacagcgctcgcggatctagccatctttcgccttg
It encodes the following:
- the LOC133799897 gene encoding uncharacterized protein LOC133799897 yields the protein MIEVSISQPFPSIISFINEKDCQMDVMVHYEWKSIVCSQCNGLGHETTLCKKQSGPKVWIPKDQGKCIHCWVVPRNGLRGFFCTFVYAFNEEERRRDLWKQIRDLKTKEPWILLRDFNATINQDERIGERSPPDRIVAKLDRVLGNPAWLERFPNANACFLPEGVFDHSPVVVSLSKTMELGKKPFCYFKMWQRFSGYQHCVREAWQNPVHGTPMYRVMTKLKRVKVSLKQLNNCLVGDIGAAYLHSEQLLQQIQQQVNDDPHNSQLITEELRCRQGHTKLKDAYLEFLGQKPFEKEEVKTVIFEILGEKAPDPDGFSSYFIQHHWDLIGEEMDIQKAYDTVKWDFLEEMRVAFRFPHHFIQLIMICVRSPKFSIMLNGSLHANFNKSEFISSGISDEEIQRMPLVSKLKRGNLPFRYLGIPINAKRISSCDCESIVDKMVARIRHWNWKSLSFAGRLTLINYVLVSLHTYWAQIVVLPKRVFSRINEICRAFLWKGVTDYGGPGSVAWEEVCKCKKEGGLGIRNIEIWNIAALGKLVWAIATNKENLWIKWIHSV
- the LOC133799898 gene encoding uncharacterized protein LOC133799898, giving the protein MRYSIHEVYGKILDLSENGSLYWTRFIWNACVVPKHAFITWLANLNRLKTRDRLHHMGITNSSDCLICDTATEDTFHLFFSCCYSRKCTIEVKLWLDWHSSSENLQGLLRWLARGKGLSRFRKRIFASSLATTTYHLWRVQNLALWEEKFQSVDCTVRHIKRDIKTRGYNFVKNSVSELDKIWFGDLVV